The nucleotide sequence TCTTCTCACAGGGCTCAAGTTGtggaaaatcaaacaaaaaccctcatTATATGGTTGGCCAAaattacagagaaaattcaagtcccaGCCTCTGAAGGTGTCAGTGATTAAACGAAtgacattcattttttaaaagatttattattatatataagtgcactgtagctgtcttcagacacaccagaagaaggcgtcagatctcactacggatggttgctcaggtttgaactcaggaccttcagaagagcagttggtgctcttaaccactgagccatctctccagccctaattacATTCATTGTTAAGAGTGGGATCTTGTAACTCaaggtataaatgtgtgtgtggggaccCTACTGAAGCTGAGAACTTTGaaccctcagattctcaagggtttatcTCACCTGAGAAAGGAGTCTCTCCCCCTGCTACAAGATGTATTCCCACCCTCACCCACTGAAATACTACCCTTTCCATCTTTGACtgaagaaattaatccttcattGTATGCTAAGCCAGTATCGACTTTCCTTGAAGGAGATGCCAGCTGAATACCGATGCCCCTCAGGGCCCACCAATGGTTGCCTTCAGACCTATAACCAGACTTAAGGCCAAGCAGGCTCCTAGAGGGCAAAAAGGAAGTGAAGTCCATGAGGAGGGGTTACACTACTGAAGAGCTGAGTGCGCTTGCTAATCCATTCAAGCAGAAGTCAGGGGAACGAGTGCAGAAATGAGTTTTAAGGGGATGGGATAATGGGAGGAACATAAAACTGgatcaggctgagtttattgatatGGGCCCGTAGagtggagattctaggtttaatatggaagtttgcacagttttttttttatttatttttaaaaaggtgtggaaagtttgtttgaatggttggctggaGCATTTGCCAAAAGATGACGCactgaaaaggagttggagatgtcTGATATCCCCTGACATAGTGTTGATGAAAGGACTTTAGGCTCAGGGAACTTGCAGTGCTAGAGTGGGTACACTGTGTAGAACCTAACTCCACAATGGGAAGGCCCAGAACACATGCCCTCCACTAAGCCTATAAGACACAAACTgctgagaggggcaccagcacgtTTGTAGAGCTTTATTGCTGCCTCCTTTTCTTGTGCCAAACCTCGGGGTGAGAGACGCGGCTGCTCATTTAGATGAATTAAATGCAATGGGTTTAATTGAGCCTCAGAGTAGCAGAGGCCAGGCGGTAGCACTGAGTCACCAAAGGCAATCTTAGTCATTTCGACAGGTAGCAGCGTATACAAAGCAATGTCATCATGGCCTAGCCCATTATGGCAGCACAGGCAAAGCAATTTCTACGGTGAAGTGACTCAGATGGACCTTTGATACTGACTAATCAATCATGGCGCTTCCAGGCATGAGACAGATAAGAAACCTTCTGCATTTTGGTTTGGTCTGTAATACATGGAAGAATTCTCTGACAAGTGGAAGAAATGTTCCATAGGATTGTAGCAAAGGGAATCTCAGcccagacttgagccagtttgcagacccAGAGTCCCTTGAATAGAGGGATAGCCAGGTTCACCTGCGGAAGGTCCTTGATAAAATACCTAAGAGTTTTATATTAGCCTTTTCCTCCTGTCCTTCATTAGAAGGATCCAAGttcttttacaagggtaactgtataTTGGGGGAAGGACACAATCAGATTTTCCAGGGTCTGTGggatactggttctgaattgACGCTGATTTGAGGGAACCCCAAGAAACATTGTTACATGCAGAAGTTGCCACAGTGTTTCTTGGGGTCTCACCAAGGCTAGaaggaccacagcctgtaagccatcctaacacatatattcattctatgagttctgctcttctagagaaccctgccTTGCAGACCGACAGACCTTCCTTGTTGTCgaagggttttattgctgtgaccagACTCCAACAACCACAGcaattttataaatgaagacaattaattggggctggcttaccgtttcagaggtttaatccattatcgtCAATAGTGGGAAGCGTGGccgtgtgcaggcagacatggtgctggaggagccaagagttctacatcttggtttgaaggcaacagaaagaaactgtgtgccacactgggtgtagTTTGAACATAGGCGATCTcactctgcctccacagtggcaTCCTTCCTCCAACAcagccacacctcctctaacagtgccactccctatgggcctggGGCCAATGACATTCAAACCCCCACATTTGTCGTACCAAATTCTCGATCTAAAGACTCTTGGGATGTCCCTGGAGCCCCTTGGTTAATCTAGAATCATCCCCCCATCTCAGAATCCTTAGCACAATCTCAGTATCCCTTCTGCCAATTAAGGCACATGTTCCCAGTTTCAGAGGTTGGGATTCGGTTGCCTTGGTGACCCCACTCTTCCTACCTTAGGGAATTTCTGCAGGTCACACCACACACAGTCCTGCAACTCTTGAGCCTCAACAGTGCATTTCCAAACAGCGGGCGTCTCTACTATCCCGCAGGCCTCTGGTTCTTCTGCCGGCTGACTTTCACTAATCCCTTCCCTCAGCTCAAGCTTCCTCAGAGAAGACTTGAGTCCCCCAAACAAGGGGATGGATGGTCCTGCATCTTCCTGCTTACACACCCTTACAGAGGCCCAGGGATGACACAGCTTTCAAGGACTTGTTTTTGATGATGGTTTCAATATCTCCATGGTTGTAACTTGCGTGAGAACTAAGGATGGAGTTCTCTGATGTTCTGTTTGTGACACAGTGCAGAAATGACCTTTGTCTCTTAGCCAGCCCCAGAGGTCCTGCCCAGCTGGTGCTCACTGCCTCTGTCTGACCTACAGTAAGCacatcctttccttcccctctccctcccagctACCTGCAGGTGACTGACTGACTATGTGAGGCTGTCTCTCTGCAGGTGCAACCTGCCCCCCATCTCAGGGATATATACCACAGATGTGGGAGAGAAGACAGATGTAGTCACCGTGAATCCCAGCATCATAATTGACAGGTGAGTGGTCCGCTCCCTAGAGCTGTGCTGCCTTTTGGTGGCCACTGGTTACTTTGTGACCACTGAGCACCGGGAACATGGTTGGTCCTGATTGAGACGTGCCAGCTGTCTACATGAAGAACTCATCACTGGGTATCAAAGATTTAATACAAACAAAGGGATTTAACACATCCCGTTGATTTTTGCATTAGTCATATGCCAAAGTGATAGCATCTTTATATTTGGGATAAAACATGATGTATTTAGTAACTTCCCTCATTTCTTGTTCATTTGCACACATGGGGAGCCTATATTGTATTTCTTCTGGGCAGCATAGGTCTGAGCAGTTGCTATGTCAACTGCTAAGTCAGGAACCCATCAGGTGTGCTGGGGTTGGGGTGAGGCAAGCAGTATCCAGGTATGGAGGGGTTCTCATGCAAAGATCTCAGTACTCCTCTGGCTCGCCTCTGCAGGTCTGTCTGAGAGGCCTGCAGAAGCTAGTATGTTGGAACCCCTGCATATAGTCAGCCTGGCTAGAGGGTgggtaagagagaggagagacggGAGGAGTGGCTAAATTATGTCAGATGCCAGGAGCCTTCAGAGGACAGAGAGAACTGCAGATGGAGGGATGGTCACTAGAGAAGACATGTAGGCAGGAGGCAAGATACCAAGGAGGGGCCCAGGCATGCCAGGCGGCTGGGTCAGATGGTCACGCCAACCTTAGGGAAGAGAGAGCTGTGAAGGGAGGCTCCACTTCCCAGCCATGCCTTCCTTGGCTGCCCTCACCCTTTTAAGTTGAACACTGGTCTCTCTGAAGCCACACACTAGTTATTCAGCCCAGATCATCTCTTTTCCTGTgcccattagaaaaaaaaatctctgagaaaTGCCACCTTCCTGGGAGgcatgaggtggctcagtgggcaaagactCTTGTTTCCCAttctgacctgagttcaatctccaggacccccgtgatggaaggagagaacggactcttgcaggttgtcctctgacctccacacttgacCTCTGTCATGTGTGCGCCCCTtccatgaataaataaacaaacacacaaggaaaggagggaggtgggagaggggaggctaGGTAGCCCTATGAGCCTTATgtgtgggaggagaaggggggtggaaggtgggaggtgaggggtggggtaCATGGGGTGTTAGGGTGAGGCTgggcatggggggtggggtgggggtgggctgccAGGACGCACAGGGCCTGCTGCTGCTCACTCTGCTGCCCTGCAGGTTCCACAAGTTGGAGAAGTGGCGGCGGCCTTTCTTCAGCGTGCTGCAGAGGTACGAGAACGCCTCAGTGCTGCTGCCAGCGTTCTACAACGTCCGCAACACCCTGGTATCCTTCCGAGTCAAATACATGCTGGACGACTTCCAGTCGCGGCAGCCGGTCTACTTCTTCCACCCGCAGTACCTGAGCAGTGTGTCGCGCTACTGGCTCAGCCTGGGTGTGCGCGCGCGGCGTATCAGCACCGGCCTCATCCTGGTCACCGCGGCCCTGGAGCTCTGCGAGGAGGTGCACCTGTTCGGTTTCTGGGCCTTCCCCATGAACCCCTCCGGCTTCTTCATCACGCACCATTACTATGACAACGTCAAGCCCAAGCCGGGTTTCCATGCTATGCCCTCGGAGATCTTCACCTTCCTGCGCATGCACAGCCGCGGCATCCTTCGCGTGCACACAGGCACCTGCAATTGCTGCTGAAAACCAGGCCTGCCATGGGTGTCTCGactcctgtctttctccctgaaGGATTCCTTGACCTTGCCATTATGGCTGCTGTCACTCCCTAAGGATTTAGGGGTTGTCTTTGGGTCttggggagggagacagggaaacATTCATTTAACAGGATAGAGCACAGATCCAGGTCTCACTCAGACCTTTGGCTGCCCAAGTTTTACATGGGGAAACTCAGCCATGAAGCACCATCTAGAATCTCACAACTCAGAGACCATCCCTTCCAGGGGACAGTGTGAGTGTCCTGGTCACACCACCTGGCTGAGCTCAAAAGACTTCAGGgatatctaatcaaaacccccgTGTTAGCATATCCCCAAGAGTCCAGGAGCTGAGAGCCATGCCCCTTAAAACAGCTCTTGGACACACACAGCCTTGGTGCCTCTAGGTTCCAGCCTGCATTTAACCTTTGACAACAAGGAAATAAACCAGACCAGCCATTTGCACTAAGATCTTCAAGCCAATGTTATCGACTCAATAAGTGCTTAGCAATTTGCTTCCTGTTCTGTCTCCCTATTTTCAGCTCCATTTTAATCAGGAGTTATTTATAAAGATCGGTTCCTCTTTATGTCCCTGAAGACTGCAGAATCTTGTTAAACTGTGTTCCTGAATAGGAGTCGCTGGCTGGGAAGCGCCTTGTCACGTGAGCCTAGTGGATGGCAGCTAGCTGGGGCTTTGACACCAACATCCTTGCTGTTTCTCTCGTGAAGGGGGCACACCCAGGGTACACCTGCCGTCTTCAAACCCAGGGACTCACCAAGTCTGGGGTCAAGGAAATCAGCTGTGCCTAGGTTGATGGTTCATATCATCAGCATCCGAAATCCCTTCCAGCTGCTTCCCGTATGTCCACCCTAAGTGCTATGGTGCCGAATGGTCACTTGTATTGCTATGTGGAACTGTGGAATGTCTGTGGAGAAGGCTTTACCCTGCATGCCCTCTCTCTGGCTCcgtccctctctccatcttcttcctctttcctctcttccctcccttctttagACATCTTTAGAAAGCCTGTTCTGATCTGGTCTGTGGTTGTGCAGGGAAAGAACTCTGACAGAAGAATCATCTCTGACTTCTGCAGAGGAGCAGACAAATCACGCCCACACTTCAACCCTGCCTGCCACTCTGACGAGGTGCTCTGAGAAAACGCTGGGCAGGCCTTCCACCTGACCTCACTTTGCAGGTACGGGCATAGGCTCTGCTGAGGAACAGGAGAGAGCCAGCCAGAGGCTTCTGACGGGCTTGGGTTCCTTCCTCTGACTTTTCTGAGGTCGTTTCCCCTGGGCTCTGGCCTGCAGGTGCCTGGAGCTCACTCCACACTCAGCTGTCTGGGTACTGTCTTTCTGAGCTCTGATTGACTGAAAGGCCCCCAGGAGGGCTCGAATCCCTAATCTGCAGGATATGGGGGTCACGGTGCAGCTGCCAAAGCACGCCAGGTAGTGTGCTTAGGTAAATGGGCAACTACCACACAAGGACAGGGGCGGCGGATGACTTTCTGGGCTCTGGCTATTTCTGCCAAGGATGGAGTTCTGAGAATGATGCATGTTAACTGAGACTTGCAGCCAATGTCCGCAGCTAGCCGAACCCATGGGAAATCAGAACCAGAAGGCTTCATAAGAACGGATTTGTCCCACTTAAGGAGACAGACCTAGAACAAAAAGGTGACCTCAGTGGCCAGACTGAGTGTCTGCCAGGGACAAAGCCCTCTAGCTGGGGAATAGATGGGCAAGAGCCTGTTCAGATGTCAGGGTCTCCTTAGCCAAGGTGCTTAGAACATGTCCTACCCAGAGCCCTCAGTGGAGCTGGGGATGGCCCATCCCGATCCATTCCATGCCTGCCTTTGTGTGAGGGTTTAGGACACCCTCCTGGCTTATGGTGGCACGTCTGCCTATGAGTTTCAAGGCAGACACCGTTCCCCTAACCCTCAGGAGGTCACTTTCAGCATCCATCCCTTCAATTACTGGCTTCAGAAGGATTTGTAGGCTCTCCACAGCGACTGCTGACGATGGACAACTGTGATATGTACATCTAAGCTGCTAGTAGTGTTTACAATGAAAACCCCTGTTCATTTGCACTCTCTTCTTGTGGCAGGCCCAGTGCCGACCACTTTCCCCAGCCTCACTGAAGACCCCTTCGGGTAAAGAGGCCATTATGGTACAGGTGAGAGGCTGAGGTGTAGTGACCTGAGCATATGACATGGCCAGGTCTCCAGTGGAGAGCTTTGCAGAACTCACGGACTGCACTCCAAACCCAGGGTCCAGGATGGAGGCAGCCTCTGCTTGTCGGCGCCTCTCTCCAGCCTTGACCCCTACAACAGTTTTGACACCCAGTGCACTGTTGCCCTGGAGGGGAACTAGGAGCACTGCTACATTTTGGGGGCAAGTAGAGATGCCTGAAAGGGGCCCATGTTAAGTGACAGGGTGAGCGGCTTTCCCCAGGGCACATGGCAAGCTAGAGGCTTGCCCAAGTCACCTGGCTCTCAGACCATACATGGCCAGTACATGTAACATTTATCAAAGGCCCAAAGAGACACGGACATGGATTTCAGGAGACCCCTCTGCCTGTGTTCCTTCACACGACCAATTAAATTCTAAATCAAGGACATCAATTCCCCACGAACCAAGCAACTACTGTGTAGTCCTCCGTGCTAAATGCAAGTCCAGGCTCGAAAGGCAATggtggcggcagcagcagcaaggGGGTAACTCAGTGCTTTGG is from Mus musculus strain C57BL/6J chromosome 18, GRCm38.p6 C57BL/6J and encodes:
- the St8sia5 gene encoding alpha-2,8-sialyltransferase 8E isoform X3, translated to MGYREMPYYRSQFKKCAVVGNGGILKNSGCGKEINSADFVFRCNLPPISGIYTTDVGEKTDVVTVNPSIIIDRFHKLEKWRRPFFSVLQRYENASVLLPAFYNVRNTLVSFRVKYMLDDFQSRQPVYFFHPQYLSSVSRYWLSLGVRARRISTGLILVTAALELCEEVHLFGFWAFPMNPSGFFITHHYYDNVKPKPGFHAMPSEIFTFLRMHSRGILRVHTGTCNCC